Part of the uncultured Anaeromusa sp. genome is shown below.
GATGAAGGAGTTGTTGAAGGAAGATCCGTGGGGAGGGAAGAAAAATGACGGAAAAGATAAGGGTGCTGCTAGTTGACGACAATGAAGATACGCTGCGCAACATTACGGAGCTATTGAATCATCATCAGGAAATCTCTTTGGTTGGCAAAGCGAATACAGCTAAAATGGGTTTGGAGCAGGCTGCGGCACTGCAGCCGGATATCGTTCTCATGGACGTGAACATGCCAGGCATGAATGGTATTGAAGCGGCGGAAGTCATGCAGGATCAAGCGCCCAATGTCAGCGTCATTATCATGAGCGTGCAAGGGGATCAGGAACATCTGCGACGAGCGATGATTGCCGGAGCGAAAAACTATCTGATTAAACCGTTCAGCAGTGAGGAAGTCATTTCGGCGATTAAACAAGTAGCGGATCTGGAGCGCCGGCGTCGGCGGCTGCTGCAAATGCCGACTAAAGGCAGGCGGGAAGGGCGGATTATTACAGTTTTCAGCACTAAGGGCGGTATTGGCAAGACCCTTATTGCCACGAACCTTTCCGTTGCCCTGGCGGAGCATACGAACTGCTCTACGGTGCTGGTAGATGGCTATTTGCAATTTGGTGACGCGGCGTTGTTTTTAAACTTGATGCCCCAGGCGACCATTGCGGATTTGATTAAAGATTTGGATCAAATGGACGAAGGCGTAATCCGCAGCTATCTTACCCCCTATAGTTCCCGACTGAGCGTCTTGGCGGCGCCGCATCGGCCGGAAGAGGCGGAAAGTATTTCCGGGGCGCAGATGGCGGAGATTTTGACCAAGCTAAAAGGCATGTTTGATTTTGTGGTGGTGGATACGCCGCCAAGCTTTGCGGATTTTATGCTGAACATCTTGGATGTGTCCGATATGATCATCGTGGTTTCTTCGCTGGACTTGCCGACGATCAAGAACATCAAAATGTGTTTGGAAATTATGGACTCTCTTGGCTATCCAAGAGAAAAATTGCTGCTGCTGTTGAATCGCGCTAATTCAGAAGGGGGCATGACAAGGGTCGAAGTTGAGGATACCTTGAAGCGAAGCTTTGATATGGTGTTGCCTAGCGACGGCGTAATTGTCTTGGGCTCTGTAAACAGGGGGATTCCGCTTGTTGTGGGGAACCCGGATGCTCCCATTGCACAGGCATTCTTTCAGTTGGCGCAGATTTTGGCGTATGGGGAAGTGAAGGCCCCGGAGAAGAAGGTGGAAACTGGGTTCATGGCGCGCTTAAAACGAGCGTTTAAGAAATAGCGAGCCTCTGCCAAGGAGGTGTGAAAATGGCTTTACTCATTGCGTTGCTGATCTTTTTAACGACCTTGTTGGTGCTGTGGGTGTTGCGGCGGTTTTTGCTGCAGGAACGAAAAGAAATTAGCGAGCGCTTGGATAGCTATGTGACAAAGCGGACCAGCGAACGGGCCGTGGCGCCGGCAGCGGATAGCCAGGCATCGGGGATTCGCGATTCTTTCCGCTGGCTGTCTGGCTTGTTGGAGTCGACGCGTTTTGCCAACAAGAGTCTGGAACGGCGGTTGCTGCAGGCGGGGCTTTTGCTGAGGCCGGGCGAGTTTCTCCTGCTCTGTCTGGTAATCGCTGGGGGCGGTGTTCTGCTGGGTTTGGTACTGCTGGGACAGAATCAAGGGCTCATTGTTTTTGGCGTGGTCGGTTATTTGCTGCCGCATTTTGTGCTGCAGCGTAAAGTTCGCCAGCGGGCCAAGATGTTTGATGCGCAGTTGGGAGACGCGCTGGTGCTCATTGCCAACTCGCTGCGTACGGGCTATAGCTTTATGCAGGCCATTGACATGGTGGCTAAAGAGATGGCGCCGCCGATCAGCGAAGAGTTTGCCAGGGTTATCCGGGAGATGAGTCTGGGTATCCCGACGGAAACCGCCATGAACGGTTTGACTCAGCGGGTAGATAGTGAGGATTTGGATTTGGTGGTAACCGCTATGCTGATACAGCGGCAGATCGGGGGCAATTTAGCGGAAATTTTGGATAAGATTGCCGGGACCATTCGTGAACGGGTGCGTCTGCGCGGGCAGATCCAGACGCTGACTGCCCAAGGAAGGCTGTCGGGAGTGATTGTAGGCGTACTGCCTTTTGCCGTGGGCGGATTTATCTACGTGGTGAATCCGGGGTATATTTCCGGCATGTTTACCAATCCAGTCGGGCAGAAAATGCTCGCCGTGGGACTTGTGTTGCAGGGCTTGGGAATTTTGTTGATTCGCAAGATTATCGATATTGAGGTATGATGCACAAGCGCCGGCTGATAAAGCCGGTGCTTGTTACCTTTTAAAAGCCAAATGAAAGAAAAGGCTCTAAAATATCAGAAAATTTAAATTAAAAAAGCAAATGCAATAGTGCCAAATGGATAAAAATGTTATAATTACATTAGAATTTGATAATAATTAGAAGTAAAATAAAGGCCTAAAACGATAACAAGGCAATTGGCGGTTTGAAGAGAGGTATAGCGGCAATTGCTGGAAGAAAGAAGTAGCGGTTTCCTGTTTTGTATAAAGGAGGGGACGGTCATGCTGCGCAAACTGAAGGCGTTGCTGCGGGGCTGCAAAGGTCAAACCATGGTGGAATACGCCTTGATTCTGGTTCTTATCGCTATTGCGGCCATTGTAATCCTGGGAACTCTGGGGGATACGATTGTGGCTGTTTTTACTGAAGTTATCGCTGCGCTAACTTCATGAGGCTGGAATATTAGCGAAGGGAAGAAGATTATGGCTGGGGGACTTGGGGGGGCAGAAACTGGAATCTTATTGATCTGTAAGAGCGTCGATGTTGAAGTTTGACGCATAAGCGCCGGCTGATAAAGCCGGTGCTTGTTACGCTTTAAAGACAAAAGAACGTAAAGAACGGACTAAAATGACTGAAAAATTACATTAAAAAATAAAAATAAACAAAAACAAGGCGTGTATTGACAAAACCGCAAGAAGTGTTATAATGATATTAGAAGATAATAATGAAACGGTGAAAATAAAACTTAAAAATAACGACAAGAACATTGTCGACTTGAAGGGAGGCATGGAGGCCATTGCTGGAGGAACGAAGTAGCGGGTTTCCTGTTTTAGATAAAGGAGGGGACGATCATGCTGCGGAAACTGATGGCATTGTTACGGGGACACAAAGGGCAAACCATGGTGGAATACGCTTTGATTCTGGTTCTCATCTCTATCGCAGCCATTGTGATCATGGGAACGATGGGAGATACAATCATCGCTGTTTTCACAGAAGTTATCGCTGCACTAACTGGAGTATAGGATAGATGTTAATGCTATCCCAGATCGAAATAGTTCTCAGGTATGCTTATGGTATAAAAACCTCTCTGGCAGAAAGTCAGAGAGGTTTTTTATAGGTTATACTGTTATAATATGGTATAATATAATCAGAAAAATGAAAAAATAAAGACAAGATTGTATAGGATGCAAAACAGGGAAAACCAGGGGGAGGGCTTTCTATGAAAAAACATGGGAAGTGGCGTGGCCAACAGGGGCAAGCCTTGGTGGAAATGGCATTGACAGTGCTGATTCTATTGACCATTTTTTTGGGGACTATTGAATTTGGCATTATCCTGCACCAGCATCAGATGGTGACCCATGCAGCCAGAGAAGGCGCACGGGTGGCGGCGGTAAGTAATGACGATGCCCAGGTGCGGGCTGTGGTTGTTAATGCCGCGGCTGGGACGAATCCTGACGAACTGACCATAGTGATTACGCCGGCTGCACCTCGGGCGCAGGGCTCTGCGGTGACGGTGAG
Proteins encoded:
- a CDS encoding TadE family protein; the protein is MKKHGKWRGQQGQALVEMALTVLILLTIFLGTIEFGIILHQHQMVTHAAREGARVAAVSNDDAQVRAVVVNAAAGTNPDELTIVITPAAPRAQGSAVTVSVTVPTHVISGIAQAFNPAAEVQGTATMRVE
- a CDS encoding Flp family type IVb pilin, with translation MLRKLKALLRGCKGQTMVEYALILVLIAIAAIVILGTLGDTIVAVFTEVIAALTS
- a CDS encoding response regulator, translating into MTEKIRVLLVDDNEDTLRNITELLNHHQEISLVGKANTAKMGLEQAAALQPDIVLMDVNMPGMNGIEAAEVMQDQAPNVSVIIMSVQGDQEHLRRAMIAGAKNYLIKPFSSEEVISAIKQVADLERRRRRLLQMPTKGRREGRIITVFSTKGGIGKTLIATNLSVALAEHTNCSTVLVDGYLQFGDAALFLNLMPQATIADLIKDLDQMDEGVIRSYLTPYSSRLSVLAAPHRPEEAESISGAQMAEILTKLKGMFDFVVVDTPPSFADFMLNILDVSDMIIVVSSLDLPTIKNIKMCLEIMDSLGYPREKLLLLLNRANSEGGMTRVEVEDTLKRSFDMVLPSDGVIVLGSVNRGIPLVVGNPDAPIAQAFFQLAQILAYGEVKAPEKKVETGFMARLKRAFKK
- a CDS encoding type II secretion system F family protein encodes the protein MALLIALLIFLTTLLVLWVLRRFLLQERKEISERLDSYVTKRTSERAVAPAADSQASGIRDSFRWLSGLLESTRFANKSLERRLLQAGLLLRPGEFLLLCLVIAGGGVLLGLVLLGQNQGLIVFGVVGYLLPHFVLQRKVRQRAKMFDAQLGDALVLIANSLRTGYSFMQAIDMVAKEMAPPISEEFARVIREMSLGIPTETAMNGLTQRVDSEDLDLVVTAMLIQRQIGGNLAEILDKIAGTIRERVRLRGQIQTLTAQGRLSGVIVGVLPFAVGGFIYVVNPGYISGMFTNPVGQKMLAVGLVLQGLGILLIRKIIDIEV
- a CDS encoding Flp family type IVb pilin, with translation MLRKLMALLRGHKGQTMVEYALILVLISIAAIVIMGTMGDTIIAVFTEVIAALTGV